From the Maioricimonas rarisocia genome, one window contains:
- a CDS encoding YifB family Mg chelatase-like AAA ATPase: MLANLYTYSLFGIDARTVQVEVDISPASMPKTILVGLAEAAVRESTHRIERALVNSGYSRPIDRIVINLSPADFPKEAPSFDLPIALGILTASGQMESEHLGEFAAVGELALDGTVRPIKGALSMAMQAKADGRRGLVVPVENAREAAVVEGVEVVPVGSLAEAVGIYTGMIPIEPLNFSWQEAVDEYGRYNIDYSDVKGQELAKRAVTVAAAGRHHLLMLGSPGTGKTLLAQRLGTVLPDLSPEESLQTTRIYSAVGRLSEGQSLVLVRPFRSPHHTISEAGLVGGGSTPTPGEISLAHNGILFLDELPEFNRRTLEVLRQPLEENRVTISRAMGSVTFPASLMLLAAMNPCPCGYRGDPKRQCSCSPLQIERYLSKISGPLLDRIDIHVEVPPVPFRELSDERVGTTSEQMREQVLAARQMQRQRFGKETLALNGTMSPRQIRKFCKLDPDAETLLKTAMDEMGLSARAHDKILRVGRTIADLEGSDRITAGHLSEAINYRTLDRNYWGS; this comes from the coding sequence ATGCTTGCCAATCTGTACACGTACTCCCTCTTCGGCATCGACGCGCGAACCGTGCAGGTCGAGGTCGACATCTCCCCCGCCTCGATGCCCAAGACGATCCTCGTCGGGCTCGCCGAGGCTGCCGTCCGCGAAAGCACCCACCGGATCGAGCGGGCTCTGGTGAACAGCGGCTATTCCCGGCCGATCGACCGCATTGTCATCAACCTTTCGCCCGCTGATTTCCCCAAGGAAGCTCCCTCCTTCGATCTTCCGATTGCTCTGGGCATTCTGACCGCCAGCGGGCAGATGGAGTCGGAGCACCTGGGCGAGTTTGCCGCGGTGGGGGAACTGGCGCTCGACGGGACGGTCCGCCCGATCAAGGGGGCCCTGTCGATGGCGATGCAGGCGAAGGCGGATGGTCGCCGCGGTCTGGTCGTGCCGGTCGAAAACGCCCGCGAGGCGGCCGTCGTCGAAGGTGTCGAAGTGGTGCCGGTCGGTTCGCTGGCCGAGGCGGTCGGCATCTACACCGGCATGATTCCGATCGAGCCGCTCAACTTCAGCTGGCAGGAAGCGGTCGACGAGTACGGCCGGTACAACATCGACTACTCCGACGTGAAGGGGCAGGAACTGGCCAAGCGGGCGGTCACCGTCGCAGCCGCCGGGCGCCATCATCTGCTGATGCTGGGCTCTCCCGGAACCGGCAAGACACTGCTGGCCCAGCGGCTGGGGACCGTCCTGCCGGATCTCTCCCCCGAGGAGAGTCTGCAGACGACCCGCATCTACAGCGCGGTGGGCCGATTGTCGGAAGGGCAGTCGCTGGTGCTCGTCCGGCCGTTCCGCTCGCCGCATCATACGATCAGCGAAGCGGGCCTGGTCGGCGGAGGGAGCACACCCACGCCGGGCGAGATCTCGCTGGCTCACAATGGCATCCTGTTCCTCGATGAGCTTCCGGAGTTCAACCGCCGCACGCTGGAAGTCCTCCGGCAGCCGCTCGAAGAGAACCGCGTTACTATTTCCCGGGCGATGGGCAGCGTCACGTTCCCGGCCAGCCTGATGTTGCTAGCGGCGATGAACCCCTGCCCCTGCGGCTACCGGGGTGATCCCAAGCGGCAATGCTCGTGCAGTCCCCTGCAGATCGAGCGGTATCTGTCGAAGATCTCGGGCCCCCTGCTCGACCGCATCGATATTCACGTCGAAGTGCCGCCCGTCCCGTTTCGCGAACTGTCGGACGAGCGGGTTGGCACCACCAGCGAACAGATGCGGGAACAGGTGCTCGCGGCCCGCCAGATGCAGCGGCAGCGGTTCGGCAAAGAGACGCTGGCCCTCAACGGCACGATGTCCCCGCGACAGATTCGCAAGTTCTGCAAGCTCGATCCCGATGCCGAGACGCTGCTGAAGACCGCGATGGACGAGATGGGACTCTCCGCCCGGGCGCACGACAAGATCCTCCGCGTCGGCCGGACGATTGCCGACCTGGAAGGGAGCGACCGCATTACCGCCGGTCACCTCAGCGAGGCAATCAACTACCGCACGCTCGACCGCAACTACTGGGGCTCGTAG
- a CDS encoding lysophospholipid acyltransferase family protein → MDVRKLRHLCEYAAFRSMACLLQILSVRQTARLAEIMGWLFVRVLPRKLSRYHVARENIEQSFPEYSPAEVDDLIRRMWVHLFRLLAETVQLPRKMTLANCREVITFRDRRKCVKAMCSGRPVLMLGGHFGNWEVSTATFGLFGFPMGIVGRELDNPYLHRWFYESRQQTGHKLYLKKGASDGMVQLLEAGGNLGVLCDQDAGRRGVFVDFFGRPASTFKSIALMALQYNAIIVVGYGIRTEDDFVNGRWSQFEIGCEEIIDPAEIEADDEIREITRRFTAALERAIRRAPEQYFWVHRRWKTDPVTRRKAKEKKHKPRVAPAA, encoded by the coding sequence ATGGACGTCCGCAAGCTTCGCCATCTCTGTGAGTATGCCGCCTTCCGTTCGATGGCCTGCCTGCTCCAGATCCTGTCCGTCCGGCAGACGGCCCGCCTGGCCGAGATCATGGGCTGGCTGTTCGTGCGCGTGCTCCCCCGCAAGTTGAGCCGCTATCACGTCGCCCGGGAAAACATCGAACAGTCGTTTCCCGAGTATTCCCCGGCCGAGGTGGACGACCTGATCCGCCGGATGTGGGTGCACCTGTTCCGGCTGCTGGCCGAGACAGTGCAGCTCCCCCGCAAGATGACGCTCGCCAACTGCCGCGAGGTCATCACGTTTCGCGACCGTCGCAAGTGCGTCAAGGCGATGTGCTCGGGGCGGCCGGTCCTGATGCTCGGCGGACACTTCGGCAACTGGGAGGTTTCGACCGCGACGTTCGGCCTGTTCGGCTTTCCGATGGGAATCGTCGGCCGCGAGCTGGACAACCCGTACCTGCACCGCTGGTTCTACGAGTCCCGCCAGCAGACCGGCCACAAGCTGTACCTCAAAAAGGGGGCCTCCGACGGCATGGTGCAGTTGCTCGAGGCGGGAGGCAACCTGGGGGTGCTGTGCGATCAGGATGCCGGCCGGCGGGGCGTGTTCGTCGACTTCTTCGGTCGCCCGGCGTCGACGTTCAAATCCATCGCGCTGATGGCGCTGCAGTACAACGCGATCATCGTCGTCGGGTACGGCATCCGGACCGAAGACGACTTCGTCAACGGTCGCTGGTCGCAGTTCGAAATCGGCTGCGAAGAGATCATCGACCCGGCCGAGATCGAGGCGGATGATGAGATCCGCGAGATCACCCGGCGGTTCACGGCTGCCCTGGAACGGGCCATCCGCCGGGCCCCAGAGCAGTACTTCTGGGTTCACCGCCGCTGGAAGACCGACCCGGTCACCCGCCGCAAGGCGAAGGAGAAGAAGCACAAGCCTCGCGTCGCGCCAGCTGCCTGA
- a CDS encoding 5' nucleotidase, NT5C type, which produces MIRHVLLDLDGVVVDFVSQALVVHKQPDLIDRWPPGVWDMHTLLGITKRDFWSPIDQIPGFWEQLQPYPWKDDLIATIEEVAPFTVATSPSRNPACPTQKVAWMRRHIRESFHDFLIGRQKWLMARPDTVLIDDCDANIEAFRKHGGKAITFPQPWNANHAHTADRIGYVREALTELRG; this is translated from the coding sequence ATGATCCGACACGTACTTCTCGATCTCGACGGCGTCGTCGTCGACTTTGTTTCCCAGGCTCTCGTCGTCCACAAGCAGCCGGATCTGATCGATCGCTGGCCGCCGGGCGTCTGGGACATGCACACGCTGCTGGGGATCACCAAGCGGGACTTCTGGAGCCCGATCGACCAGATCCCCGGCTTCTGGGAACAGCTCCAGCCGTACCCCTGGAAGGACGATCTGATCGCCACCATCGAAGAGGTGGCTCCCTTTACGGTCGCCACCTCGCCGTCACGCAATCCGGCCTGTCCGACACAAAAGGTGGCCTGGATGCGGCGGCACATCCGGGAGTCGTTTCATGACTTTCTGATCGGACGGCAGAAGTGGCTGATGGCCCGCCCGGACACCGTCCTCATCGACGACTGCGACGCCAACATCGAGGCGTTCCGCAAGCACGGGGGCAAGGCGATCACGTTCCCCCAGCCATGGAACGCCAACCACGCACATACCGCCGACCGCATCGGCTATGTCCGCGAGGCACTGACGGAACTGCGGGGCTGA